One genomic region from Knoellia sp. p5-6-4 encodes:
- a CDS encoding TerC family protein: protein MSVPVWAWAAVLAVILAMLAVDLFAHRRAHVVEVREAAVWSAIWVALGLGFGAVIWWAYGAQAGAEYYAGYLIEKSLAVDNVFVFALIFTYFAVPRELQHRVLFYGVLGALVFRALFIAGGAALLDRFHWVLYIFGAFLLLTGWRMFRHRNEQMNPGRNPAVRLVRRLVPTTDEYAGQRFWVRRAGRLVATPLFTVLVLVETTDIVFAVDSIPAIFAVTQEPLLVFASNAFAILGLRAMYFLLADLMHRFIHLKAGLAAILVFVGAKMLLIDVWKVPIGLSLAVIATCLTVAVVASLRATRVSRASEPRAAEEASSHPGPG, encoded by the coding sequence ATGAGCGTTCCCGTCTGGGCGTGGGCTGCCGTCCTCGCCGTCATCCTGGCCATGCTGGCCGTCGACCTCTTCGCCCACCGCCGCGCCCACGTTGTGGAGGTGCGCGAAGCCGCGGTCTGGTCAGCAATCTGGGTCGCGCTGGGCCTCGGCTTCGGCGCCGTCATCTGGTGGGCCTACGGAGCGCAGGCAGGGGCTGAGTACTACGCGGGCTACCTCATCGAGAAGAGCCTGGCCGTCGACAACGTCTTCGTCTTCGCCCTCATCTTCACGTACTTCGCGGTGCCTCGAGAGCTGCAACACCGGGTCCTGTTCTACGGCGTCCTCGGAGCACTGGTGTTCCGGGCGCTGTTCATCGCCGGTGGCGCCGCCCTGCTGGACCGCTTCCACTGGGTGCTGTACATCTTCGGGGCCTTCCTGCTCCTCACCGGGTGGCGCATGTTCCGTCACCGCAACGAGCAGATGAACCCGGGCCGCAACCCGGCCGTGCGCCTGGTCCGTCGGCTGGTGCCGACCACGGACGAGTACGCCGGGCAGCGTTTCTGGGTGCGCCGTGCGGGGCGCCTCGTGGCCACGCCGCTCTTCACCGTGCTCGTCCTCGTGGAGACGACCGACATCGTGTTCGCGGTCGACTCCATCCCGGCCATCTTCGCGGTCACCCAGGAGCCGCTCCTGGTCTTCGCCAGCAACGCCTTCGCCATCCTCGGCCTGCGCGCGATGTACTTCCTGCTCGCCGACCTGATGCACCGGTTCATCCACCTCAAGGCCGGTCTGGCGGCGATCCTCGTCTTCGTCGGCGCCAAGATGCTGCTCATCGACGTCTGGAAGGTGCCCATCGGGCTGTCGCTGGCCGTCATCGCGACCTGCCTCACCGTCGCCGTCGTGGCGAGCCTGCGCGCGACACGGGTCTCGCGTGCGAGCGAACCCAGGGCAGCGGAGGAGGCGTCCTCGCACCCTGGGCCAGGCTGA
- a CDS encoding winged helix-turn-helix domain-containing protein: protein MAEWTFVSNHGHVLVALATAPDLVLREVAARVGITERAVQQIVRDLEAAGYLTRERVGRRNRYTVHEHLPFRHPLEAGVEVGTFLDLVRSARRDRGDRAYASHG, encoded by the coding sequence ATGGCGGAGTGGACCTTCGTGTCGAACCACGGACACGTGCTCGTCGCCTTGGCCACAGCCCCAGACCTCGTCCTGCGCGAGGTCGCTGCTCGCGTCGGCATCACCGAGCGCGCCGTGCAACAGATCGTGCGAGACCTCGAAGCAGCCGGCTACCTCACCCGGGAGCGCGTCGGGCGTCGCAACCGCTACACGGTGCACGAACACCTGCCGTTCCGCCACCCGCTCGAGGCCGGGGTGGAGGTGGGGACGTTCCTCGACCTCGTCCGCTCGGCCCGCCGGGACAGGGGAGACCGGGCGTACGCCTCCCACGGCTGA
- a CDS encoding TIGR02611 family protein: MSRQETPVEGGRQDRDWEWRRRIRSNPHSHRIYRTVIGVVGTLVTVGGLVMVPFPGPGWLVVFIGIGILASEFDWAKRLLAFGRAKLQAWNDWMRPKPLWFKGLAAILTAVLVGVIFYLLFLVAGVPSMLPDFIQMPLQQLPGL, encoded by the coding sequence GTGAGCCGGCAGGAGACGCCGGTGGAGGGCGGCCGACAGGACCGCGACTGGGAGTGGCGCCGCCGCATCCGGTCCAACCCGCACTCGCACCGGATCTACCGGACCGTCATCGGCGTCGTGGGCACCCTCGTCACCGTGGGCGGACTCGTCATGGTCCCGTTCCCGGGCCCCGGCTGGCTCGTGGTCTTCATCGGCATCGGCATCCTGGCCTCGGAGTTCGACTGGGCCAAGCGGCTGCTCGCGTTCGGCCGGGCGAAGCTGCAGGCCTGGAACGACTGGATGCGACCCAAGCCGCTCTGGTTCAAGGGCCTCGCCGCGATTCTCACCGCCGTGCTGGTCGGCGTGATCTTCTACCTGCTCTTCCTCGTGGCGGGTGTGCCGTCGATGCTTCCCGACTTCATCCAGATGCCGCTCCAGCAGCTGCCGGGGCTCTGA
- a CDS encoding aminotransferase class IV codes for MSSSAVPQVRVWVNGNLVGPAEPAIAALDHGVTVGDGAFETCKVDRGHVFAPTRHAARLDRTLAGLGLPPADHGYLAEGVKAVLSAGQALDFGRLRYSVTGGAGPLGSDRDTSPLTYIVTAGPQPRPPASAGVAVVPWVRNERSPVAGLKTTSYAENVVALAHAKERGAIEALFANTRGELCEGTGSNVFVVRHGVVWTPPLDSGCLAGVTRALTVEWCRADGLEVREEAMPLSVLEDCDEVFITSSTKDVLAVDRVVGLGSERALEPGPVTARAREVFARESSRRLDP; via the coding sequence ATGAGCAGCAGTGCGGTGCCGCAGGTGCGGGTCTGGGTGAACGGGAACCTCGTCGGCCCGGCCGAACCAGCCATCGCCGCGCTCGACCACGGCGTCACCGTCGGCGACGGCGCCTTCGAGACCTGCAAGGTCGACCGCGGCCACGTCTTCGCGCCCACCCGCCACGCCGCTCGCCTCGACCGCACCCTGGCCGGGCTCGGCCTTCCCCCTGCCGACCATGGGTACCTCGCCGAGGGGGTCAAGGCCGTGCTCAGCGCCGGCCAGGCCCTCGACTTCGGGCGGCTGCGGTACTCCGTGACCGGCGGGGCCGGGCCGCTCGGGTCCGACCGCGACACCTCGCCGCTGACCTACATCGTCACCGCCGGCCCGCAGCCGCGCCCTCCGGCCAGCGCCGGGGTGGCCGTGGTGCCGTGGGTCCGCAACGAGCGCAGCCCCGTGGCCGGTCTCAAGACGACTTCCTACGCCGAGAACGTCGTCGCCCTGGCGCACGCCAAGGAGCGCGGCGCGATCGAGGCGCTGTTCGCCAACACCCGCGGCGAGCTCTGCGAGGGCACCGGCAGCAACGTCTTCGTCGTGCGGCACGGCGTGGTCTGGACCCCGCCGCTGGACTCGGGCTGCCTCGCGGGGGTGACCCGCGCCCTCACGGTCGAGTGGTGCCGGGCAGACGGCCTCGAGGTCCGCGAGGAGGCCATGCCGCTGTCGGTGCTCGAGGACTGCGACGAGGTCTTCATCACGAGCTCCACCAAGGACGTCCTGGCCGTCGACCGCGTGGTGGGGCTCGGGTCCGAGCGCGCACTGGAGCCGGGGCCGGTGACGGCGCGGGCCCGCGAGGTCTTCGCGCGCGAGTCCTCCCGGAGGCTGGACCCGTGA
- a CDS encoding chorismate-binding protein → MSHARFGPVVAREVVEVRRDLARVESGFWAVVADFEGAVTAVRFADVERDAPPARPVPWAPLDRQWHSSLAHAAYLAGVEEVRRRIAAGTVYQVNLCRVLSHRLGEGADLDGLAGLLAAGNPAPYAARVHVPEAGLDVVSASPEAFLVRDGARLESRPIKGTAPVLDAMLPKDYAENVMIVDLVRNDLQRVCRPGSVRVDHLCAPEEHPGLVHLVSTVSGELVPDTTWADVFAATFPPGSVSGAPKSSALTAIADLERGPRGPYCGAVGWVDADNGRAELAVGIRTFWAEHDEQGERWLRFGTGAGITWGSDAQGEWEETELKAVRLIGLASGRVRA, encoded by the coding sequence GTGTCCCACGCCCGCTTCGGCCCCGTCGTCGCGCGGGAGGTCGTCGAGGTGCGCCGCGACCTGGCCCGGGTCGAGAGCGGGTTCTGGGCCGTGGTGGCCGACTTCGAGGGGGCCGTCACCGCCGTCCGGTTCGCCGACGTCGAGCGCGACGCGCCGCCGGCCCGCCCTGTCCCGTGGGCGCCGCTCGACCGGCAGTGGCACAGCAGCCTGGCCCACGCGGCATACCTCGCCGGTGTCGAAGAGGTGCGCCGACGCATCGCCGCCGGCACCGTCTACCAGGTCAACCTCTGCCGCGTGCTCTCCCACCGCCTCGGCGAGGGGGCCGACCTCGACGGCCTGGCCGGCCTGCTGGCCGCGGGCAACCCCGCGCCGTACGCAGCCCGGGTGCACGTGCCGGAGGCGGGGCTCGACGTCGTCTCTGCCTCGCCGGAGGCCTTCCTGGTGCGCGACGGCGCCCGGCTGGAGTCCCGGCCCATCAAGGGCACGGCGCCGGTGCTCGACGCGATGCTCCCCAAGGACTACGCCGAGAACGTCATGATCGTCGACCTCGTGCGCAACGACCTGCAGCGGGTGTGCCGCCCGGGCAGCGTGCGGGTCGACCACCTGTGCGCCCCGGAGGAGCACCCGGGCCTGGTCCACCTGGTGTCGACCGTCTCGGGGGAGCTGGTCCCGGACACCACCTGGGCCGACGTCTTCGCGGCCACCTTCCCGCCCGGCTCGGTCTCTGGGGCGCCGAAGTCGAGCGCCCTCACCGCCATCGCCGACCTCGAGCGGGGCCCCCGCGGCCCCTACTGCGGGGCGGTGGGCTGGGTCGACGCGGACAACGGCCGCGCGGAACTCGCGGTGGGGATCCGGACGTTCTGGGCAGAGCACGACGAGCAGGGGGAGCGGTGGCTCCGGTTCGGCACCGGTGCCGGCATCACGTGGGGTTCTGACGCGCAGGGCGAGTGGGAGGAGACGGAGCTGAAAGCGGTTCGCCTCATCGGCTTGGCATCTGGGAGGGTTCGGGCATGA
- a CDS encoding CapA family protein, with the protein MRALGTTAAALVALLAAGCAGGADAANLPTQERTTPAPSGTSSATASATGPAPTPSATRAASPSATATGPDDDTLTLAFAGDVHFEEYLAPLARDAHGLDELRTTLGAADLAVVNLETALTERGAPIGKEFHFRAPASALDTLAGAGVDAVSMANNHGADYGAVGLRDTLAARRTSPMPVVGIGADEDEAFAPATLEARGLKVALFGASQVYEMTLASWSADEDSPGIASAAPLGPLRRAVEKASRSHDLVVVFMHWGLDYQQCQDGLSTSTARALEAAGADIVVGGHSHRVNGAGWLGRAYVAYGLGNFVWWRSREPDSRTGVLTLTVDAERARGQRSSRSAVTKARWTPMLVGADGIPREPGPADRQRLMGVWKQAAACSGLAQRP; encoded by the coding sequence ATGCGTGCACTGGGGACCACTGCTGCGGCCCTCGTGGCACTGCTCGCCGCCGGCTGCGCCGGTGGCGCCGATGCGGCCAACCTGCCCACCCAGGAGAGGACGACGCCGGCCCCGTCCGGCACCTCGTCCGCCACCGCCTCGGCGACCGGCCCGGCGCCCACGCCCTCCGCCACGCGGGCGGCCAGCCCGTCCGCGACGGCGACCGGCCCGGACGACGACACCCTGACCCTGGCCTTCGCCGGCGATGTGCACTTCGAGGAGTACCTCGCCCCGCTCGCCCGCGACGCCCACGGCCTCGACGAGCTGCGCACCACCCTGGGGGCGGCCGACCTCGCGGTGGTCAACCTCGAGACCGCGCTCACCGAGCGTGGGGCGCCGATCGGCAAGGAGTTCCACTTCCGGGCCCCCGCGTCCGCGCTCGACACCCTGGCCGGCGCCGGGGTCGACGCGGTCAGCATGGCCAACAACCACGGCGCCGACTACGGGGCTGTGGGCCTGCGCGACACCCTCGCCGCACGCAGGACCAGCCCCATGCCGGTCGTCGGCATCGGCGCCGACGAGGACGAGGCCTTCGCACCGGCGACCCTCGAGGCCAGGGGCCTGAAGGTCGCGCTGTTCGGCGCGTCGCAGGTCTACGAGATGACCCTGGCCAGCTGGTCGGCCGACGAGGACTCCCCCGGCATCGCGAGCGCGGCGCCCCTCGGGCCGCTGCGCCGCGCCGTCGAGAAGGCGTCACGCAGCCACGACCTCGTGGTGGTCTTCATGCACTGGGGCCTGGACTACCAGCAGTGCCAGGACGGGCTCTCGACGTCGACCGCGCGGGCGCTCGAGGCTGCGGGCGCCGACATCGTCGTCGGCGGGCACTCCCACCGGGTCAACGGGGCCGGGTGGCTGGGCCGGGCCTACGTCGCCTACGGGCTGGGCAACTTCGTCTGGTGGCGCAGCCGGGAGCCGGACTCCCGCACGGGGGTGCTCACCCTCACCGTTGACGCCGAGCGCGCCCGCGGGCAGCGGTCGTCGCGGTCCGCCGTCACGAAGGCACGCTGGACCCCCATGCTCGTCGGCGCCGACGGCATACCCCGTGAGCCCGGACCCGCCGACCGACAGCGCCTCATGGGCGTCTGGAAGCAGGCGGCCGCGTGCTCCGGGCTCGCCCAGCGGCCCTGA
- a CDS encoding LLM class flavin-dependent oxidoreductase: MQFGIFTVGDVTPDPTTGRTPTEHERIKATVAIAKKAEEVGLDVFATGEHHNPPFAAPANPTVLLAHIAAQTERIVLSTATTLVTTNDPVRLAEDYAYLQHLADGRVDLMMGRGNTGPVYPWFGKDIRDGIPLAVENYALLRRLWTEEAVTWSGKHRTPLQGFTSTPRPLDGVPPFVWHGSIRSPEIAEQAAYYGDGFFHNNIFWPMSHTKQMVQLYRRRFEHYGHGRADQAIVGLGGQVFMRPRSQDAVREFRPYFDVAPVYGHGPSLEDFSRETPLTVGSPQQVIERYAAMADEVGDYQRQLFLIDHAGLPLTIVMEQLEMLGGEVVPELRRIAAARRPAHVPDAPTHASRVAVAGGGRDATVHAIDDVTGSSPEVAR, encoded by the coding sequence ATGCAGTTCGGGATCTTCACGGTCGGCGACGTCACGCCCGACCCCACCACCGGCCGCACCCCCACCGAGCACGAGCGCATCAAGGCGACCGTCGCCATCGCGAAGAAGGCGGAGGAGGTCGGCCTCGACGTGTTCGCCACGGGCGAGCACCACAACCCGCCGTTCGCCGCCCCGGCGAACCCGACGGTGCTGCTGGCCCACATCGCCGCCCAGACCGAGCGGATCGTCCTCTCGACCGCGACCACGCTGGTCACCACGAACGACCCGGTGCGCCTGGCGGAGGACTACGCCTACCTGCAGCACCTCGCCGACGGCCGCGTCGACCTCATGATGGGCCGCGGCAACACCGGCCCGGTCTACCCGTGGTTCGGCAAGGACATCCGCGACGGCATCCCGCTGGCCGTCGAGAACTACGCCCTGCTGCGCCGCCTGTGGACCGAGGAGGCCGTCACCTGGAGCGGCAAGCACCGCACGCCCCTGCAGGGCTTCACGTCCACGCCCCGGCCCCTGGACGGCGTGCCTCCGTTCGTGTGGCACGGCTCGATCCGCTCCCCCGAGATCGCCGAGCAGGCCGCCTACTACGGCGACGGGTTCTTCCACAACAACATCTTCTGGCCGATGAGCCACACGAAGCAGATGGTGCAGCTGTACCGCCGCCGCTTCGAGCACTACGGCCACGGCCGCGCGGACCAGGCGATCGTCGGCCTCGGCGGCCAGGTCTTCATGCGCCCCCGTTCGCAGGACGCGGTGCGCGAGTTCCGGCCCTACTTCGACGTCGCACCCGTCTACGGCCACGGCCCCTCGCTGGAGGACTTCTCCCGCGAGACGCCGCTGACCGTCGGCAGCCCGCAGCAGGTCATCGAGCGGTATGCCGCGATGGCCGACGAGGTCGGCGACTACCAGCGCCAGCTGTTCCTCATCGACCACGCGGGCCTGCCGCTGACCATCGTGATGGAGCAGCTCGAGATGCTCGGGGGCGAGGTGGTGCCCGAGCTGCGGCGCATCGCGGCCGCCCGCAGGCCTGCCCACGTGCCCGACGCCCCGACCCACGCCTCGCGCGTCGCGGTGGCGGGCGGGGGGCGGGACGCGACCGTCCACGCGATCGACGACGTCACCGGCTCCTCCCCGGAGGTGGCCCGGTGA
- a CDS encoding CE1759 family FMN reductase → MTRRVVVVSAGLGQPSSTRLLGDLLATATIDALLESGVEAEVEVVDLRELAHDLTNTLLAGFPTGGVREALATLAAADAVVAVTPVYQGSYSGLFKTFFDVVERDVLRGTPVLLAATGGTARHSLVLEFALRPLFTHLGAVTVGTAVFAASEDWGADGAEQGLTARVRRAGAELATLATARVDPGPRDPFGDPVPFEDLLAGGWSG, encoded by the coding sequence GTGACGCGCCGTGTCGTCGTCGTCAGCGCCGGCCTGGGCCAGCCGTCGTCGACCCGCCTGCTCGGCGACCTCCTCGCCACTGCCACCATCGACGCCCTCCTCGAGAGCGGCGTCGAGGCCGAGGTGGAGGTCGTCGACCTGCGCGAGCTCGCGCACGACCTCACCAACACGCTGCTCGCCGGGTTCCCCACGGGCGGGGTCCGCGAAGCCCTGGCGACGCTCGCCGCCGCCGACGCGGTTGTCGCGGTGACCCCGGTCTACCAGGGCTCCTACAGCGGCCTGTTCAAGACCTTCTTCGACGTGGTCGAGCGTGACGTGCTCCGCGGAACCCCCGTGCTGCTGGCGGCCACCGGCGGTACCGCGCGCCACTCGCTGGTCCTCGAATTCGCACTCCGGCCGCTGTTCACCCACCTCGGCGCCGTCACGGTCGGCACGGCCGTCTTCGCCGCCTCCGAGGACTGGGGCGCAGATGGCGCCGAGCAGGGGCTCACCGCGCGGGTCCGGCGCGCCGGCGCCGAGCTGGCCACGCTCGCCACGGCCCGGGTGGACCCCGGCCCGCGCGACCCGTTCGGCGACCCCGTCCCCTTCGAGGACCTGCTCGCCGGGGGCTGGTCCGGGTAG
- a CDS encoding flavodoxin family protein, giving the protein MTRALVVYESVLGNTQAVAKAIAEGLGESRPVTVREVADAPDTIPPDVGLLVVGGPTHAFGMSRPESRADAEREAPGQVVSRGRGIREWLEDLAPGDGSTPTATFDTRVDKPHLPGSAAKKARKRLAHKGFPEFEQPHSFYVHGKAGPLVDDELARARSWGEELGRHLALDESAPGSGRR; this is encoded by the coding sequence ATGACACGGGCCCTGGTCGTCTACGAGTCCGTACTCGGCAACACGCAGGCGGTGGCCAAGGCGATCGCGGAGGGCCTTGGCGAGTCGCGCCCCGTCACCGTCCGCGAGGTCGCCGACGCCCCCGACACGATCCCGCCCGACGTCGGCCTCCTGGTCGTGGGAGGGCCGACCCACGCCTTCGGGATGAGCCGGCCGGAGTCCCGGGCCGACGCCGAGAGGGAGGCGCCGGGGCAGGTGGTCTCCAGGGGACGCGGCATCCGCGAGTGGCTCGAGGACCTCGCGCCCGGCGACGGCAGCACCCCCACCGCCACCTTCGACACCCGCGTCGACAAGCCGCACCTGCCGGGGTCCGCGGCGAAGAAGGCTCGCAAACGGTTGGCGCACAAGGGCTTCCCAGAGTTCGAGCAGCCACACAGCTTCTACGTCCACGGCAAGGCGGGGCCGCTGGTCGACGACGAGCTGGCGCGGGCCCGCTCGTGGGGCGAGGAGCTCGGCCGGCACCTGGCCCTCGACGAGTCCGCTCCGGGCTCTGGGCGGCGGTGA
- a CDS encoding universal stress protein, whose amino-acid sequence MTVRPGSVVVGVDGSPGSDAALDWAVEEAARRRLPLHLVHATNIDYLVAAAMLNPADTPPALDDLVETARDRVRAASPSLHVTAEASTGAAAHDLVVRSEGAECVVVGAHGKSAALGVLGSVSLQVAMHAHSPVVVVRGTEAGAEGGPVVVGIDGSALSRDALGYAFEQASLRGVPLVVVYAWWIEFVDGVVVTTVGSPQWTAAEQRQRITVAETMAGWQEKYPDVAVDVRLEHARPIDAIERASQGACLTVVGARGRGGFRGLMLGSVSHGVLHRAHSPVAVVRPR is encoded by the coding sequence ATGACCGTTCGCCCGGGCTCCGTGGTCGTCGGGGTCGACGGCTCGCCCGGCAGCGACGCGGCCCTGGACTGGGCTGTAGAGGAGGCGGCCCGCCGCCGGCTCCCGCTGCACCTGGTGCACGCCACCAACATCGACTACCTCGTCGCCGCCGCCATGCTCAACCCCGCCGACACCCCGCCCGCACTCGACGACCTCGTCGAGACCGCGCGCGACCGGGTGCGAGCGGCCAGCCCCTCTCTGCACGTGACGGCCGAGGCCTCCACGGGTGCAGCCGCCCACGACCTCGTGGTGCGGTCGGAGGGCGCGGAGTGCGTCGTCGTCGGGGCGCACGGCAAGAGCGCGGCGCTCGGGGTGCTGGGCTCCGTGTCCCTCCAGGTCGCCATGCACGCCCACAGCCCCGTGGTCGTCGTCCGGGGCACGGAGGCCGGGGCCGAGGGCGGTCCGGTGGTGGTGGGCATCGACGGGTCGGCACTCTCGCGCGACGCGCTCGGCTACGCCTTCGAGCAGGCGTCCCTGCGGGGCGTCCCGCTCGTCGTGGTCTACGCGTGGTGGATCGAGTTCGTGGACGGGGTGGTCGTCACGACGGTGGGCTCCCCACAGTGGACCGCCGCCGAGCAGCGCCAGCGGATCACCGTCGCCGAGACCATGGCCGGGTGGCAGGAGAAGTACCCCGACGTGGCGGTCGACGTGCGGCTCGAGCACGCCCGCCCCATCGACGCGATCGAACGGGCCTCGCAGGGTGCCTGCCTCACCGTCGTCGGCGCCCGTGGCCGTGGAGGGTTCCGCGGGCTGATGCTGGGTTCGGTGAGCCATGGCGTGCTGCACCGGGCACACAGCCCCGTCGCCGTGGTCCGGCCGCGCTGA
- a CDS encoding MFS transporter produces MSTAAETRRGSEWLQSWDPENEETWDRRLAWTTLSITTFTLTLCFASWFLASAIAPKLTNLGFDLTQTQLYWLTSMPGLAGGLFRLVWMVMPPIMGTRKMVTLTTLLLIFPVLGWGVRVQDPTTPYWELLVLAFLSGIGGGAFSGFMPSTSYFFPRRLQGTALGLQAGIGNFGVSLVQLLTPWVIGFGLIGFLGGSQTMQGLPGKPATEVWYQNAAFIYIPFILVGAVLAWTMLKSVPITANIRQQFDIFSNQDTWWMTLIYIMTFGTFSGLSAQFGLLMKNLYGAGNSDIVQGVGQSAQLLVEGYSVPDPVKYVFLGPLVGAGARVLFSPLTDRMGGAIWTLISGLGLIASIAFTMTALSPDTSSAAALQSDFNSFLYGMLAIFLFSGIGNASTFKQMPMIFERRQAGGVIGWTAAIAAFGPFLFGVGLTIMAPEAFYAIGIAWAVMCVVITWMRYARKGAPKPS; encoded by the coding sequence ATGAGCACAGCCGCCGAGACCAGGCGTGGGAGCGAATGGCTCCAGTCCTGGGATCCCGAGAACGAGGAGACGTGGGACAGGCGGCTGGCCTGGACGACGCTGTCGATCACCACGTTCACGCTCACGCTCTGCTTCGCCTCGTGGTTCCTCGCCAGCGCGATCGCACCGAAGCTGACCAACCTCGGCTTCGACCTGACGCAGACCCAGCTCTACTGGTTGACCTCGATGCCGGGCCTGGCCGGCGGGCTCTTCCGGCTGGTCTGGATGGTCATGCCGCCCATCATGGGCACCCGCAAGATGGTCACCCTGACCACCCTGCTGCTCATCTTCCCCGTGTTGGGCTGGGGCGTGCGCGTGCAGGACCCGACGACGCCGTACTGGGAGCTGCTGGTCCTGGCGTTCCTGTCCGGCATCGGCGGCGGCGCGTTCTCCGGCTTCATGCCGAGCACGTCCTACTTCTTCCCGCGGCGCCTGCAGGGCACCGCGCTCGGCCTCCAGGCCGGCATCGGCAACTTCGGCGTCTCGCTCGTGCAGCTGCTCACGCCGTGGGTCATCGGCTTCGGGCTCATCGGCTTCCTCGGCGGCTCCCAGACGATGCAGGGCCTGCCGGGCAAGCCGGCCACCGAGGTCTGGTACCAGAACGCCGCGTTCATCTACATCCCCTTCATCCTCGTCGGCGCGGTGCTGGCGTGGACGATGCTGAAGTCGGTGCCGATCACGGCAAACATCCGCCAGCAGTTCGACATCTTCTCCAACCAGGACACCTGGTGGATGACGCTCATCTACATCATGACCTTCGGCACGTTCTCCGGCCTGTCCGCCCAGTTCGGCCTGCTCATGAAGAACCTCTACGGCGCGGGCAACTCCGACATCGTGCAGGGCGTCGGGCAGAGCGCCCAGCTGCTCGTCGAGGGCTACAGCGTCCCGGACCCGGTCAAGTACGTCTTCCTCGGCCCGCTCGTCGGGGCCGGTGCCCGGGTGCTCTTCAGCCCGCTCACCGACCGCATGGGCGGTGCGATCTGGACGCTCATCTCAGGCCTGGGCCTCATCGCCTCGATCGCCTTCACCATGACGGCCCTGAGCCCCGACACGTCCTCGGCGGCCGCGCTGCAGAGCGACTTCAACAGCTTCCTCTACGGCATGTTGGCGATCTTCCTGTTCAGCGGGATCGGCAACGCGTCGACCTTCAAGCAGATGCCGATGATCTTCGAGCGCCGCCAGGCCGGTGGCGTGATCGGGTGGACCGCCGCGATCGCCGCGTTCGGCCCGTTCCTCTTCGGCGTCGGCCTGACCATCATGGCGCCCGAGGCCTTCTACGCGATCGGCATCGCCTGGGCCGTCATGTGTGTGGTGATCACGTGGATGCGGTACGCCCGCAAGGGCGCTCCCAAACCGTCCTGA
- a CDS encoding nitrate/nitrite transporter translates to MHDHDAGTRSGATRVLVMSTLSFTVMFAVWLMFGILGIPIRKEFGLTDVQLSWLSAVAVLNGSMWRLPAGMVTDRIGGRKVFAVMLAVTAIPAYLVSQAESYGLLLVLAFLVGFAGNSFSAGIAWNSAWTPREHQGFALGVFGAGNVGASVTKFIGPALIAGTAGSTYFGVIQGGWRIVPVIYSVLLLLLAVLTWVITPRHDRMPGHGRPLTEQLRPLRQVRVWRFSLYYVAVFGAYVALAAWLPKYYVDNFDVSLSTAALLTATFIFPASLLRPVGGWFSDRWGARRAMYWTFGVMMASTLVLSMPNGHIVVQTREGAREVLPYTIGIVPFAVVVFVLGCAMGIGKAAVYKHIPEYFPHDVGAVGGLVGMLGGLGGFFLPPMFAYSQRWTGFPSSTFFVLFLLTVACSVWMHWTVVGMLHEKSPELATHLESPPEQVPATGTTTREPEEARA, encoded by the coding sequence ATGCACGATCACGACGCGGGGACGAGGTCGGGGGCCACCCGGGTCCTGGTGATGTCCACCCTGAGCTTCACCGTGATGTTCGCCGTGTGGCTGATGTTCGGCATCCTCGGCATCCCGATCCGCAAGGAGTTCGGCCTCACCGACGTGCAGCTGTCGTGGCTATCCGCCGTAGCCGTGCTGAACGGCTCGATGTGGCGCCTCCCGGCGGGAATGGTCACCGACCGCATCGGCGGGCGCAAGGTCTTCGCGGTGATGCTGGCCGTCACGGCCATCCCCGCCTACCTGGTGTCGCAGGCGGAGAGCTACGGGCTGTTGCTCGTGCTGGCCTTCCTCGTCGGGTTCGCGGGCAACTCCTTCAGTGCCGGCATCGCCTGGAACTCGGCCTGGACACCGCGTGAGCACCAGGGCTTCGCGCTCGGCGTGTTCGGCGCCGGCAACGTGGGGGCCTCGGTCACGAAGTTCATCGGCCCGGCCCTCATCGCGGGTACCGCAGGCTCCACCTACTTCGGCGTCATCCAGGGCGGTTGGCGCATCGTGCCCGTCATCTACTCGGTGCTGCTGCTGCTCCTCGCCGTGCTCACGTGGGTCATCACGCCGCGCCACGACCGGATGCCGGGACACGGCCGTCCGCTGACGGAGCAGCTGCGCCCGCTGCGGCAGGTGCGGGTGTGGCGCTTCAGCCTCTACTACGTGGCCGTCTTCGGTGCCTACGTGGCCCTGGCCGCCTGGCTGCCCAAGTACTACGTCGACAACTTCGACGTGAGCCTCTCGACCGCTGCGCTGCTCACCGCCACCTTCATCTTCCCCGCGTCGCTGCTCCGCCCGGTCGGTGGCTGGTTCTCCGACCGCTGGGGCGCGCGCCGGGCGATGTACTGGACGTTCGGCGTGATGATGGCCAGCACCCTCGTGCTCTCGATGCCCAACGGCCACATCGTCGTCCAGACCCGCGAGGGAGCCCGCGAGGTGCTGCCCTACACGATCGGCATCGTCCCCTTCGCCGTCGTCGTGTTCGTCCTCGGGTGCGCCATGGGCATCGGCAAGGCCGCCGTCTACAAGCACATCCCGGAGTACTTCCCCCACGACGTGGGCGCCGTCGGCGGGCTGGTCGGCATGCTCGGTGGTCTCGGCGGCTTCTTCCTGCCGCCGATGTTCGCCTACAGCCAGCGGTGGACCGGCTTCCCGTCCAGCACCTTCTTCGTGCTCTTCCTGCTCACGGTCGCCTGCTCGGTGTGGATGCACTGGACCGTCGTGGGGATGCTGCACGAGAAGTCGCCGGAGCTGGCGACGCACCTGGAGTCCCCGCCGGAGCAGGTCCCTGCCACCGGCACCACCACCCGTGAGCCCGAGGAGGCACGCGCATGA